The Arachis hypogaea cultivar Tifrunner chromosome 19, arahy.Tifrunner.gnm2.J5K5, whole genome shotgun sequence genome has a window encoding:
- the LOC112780119 gene encoding uncharacterized protein isoform X2 → MVAGSGSGSPRAEGGNGNNTQILSARVRRTIQSIKEIVGNHSDADIYVALKETNMDPNDAAQKLLNQDPFHEVKRRRDRKKEPQNVGNPVPVNPRRNSENVGQGKKYNTPFEHNNVRRTNYSRNTLPGISREFRVVRDNRVNHIYKEVKPPSVQCSTSTNEQSIVNTSEKGSSTAYSNQRSSGARNISQALNGPPNSHGRYSKDAIPNASDRKFTPAKEGATSNVASQEQPTKPNNNQNSTTVASTSSAIGVYSSSTDPVHVPSPDSRSSGVVGAIRREVGVVGGRRQASDNSVKQSSVPSSFANTLTGKDVSRPSMSNQYNGRPHQQLVGHQRVTQHNKEWKPKSSQKLSNNGPGVIGTPKKLASTPVENSKDTESDTAKLQDKLSQVNISENQNVIIAQHIRVRDTDRALLTFGSIGTEFNSSRHQPNNIGVAEKSNEESTASLTVPASELSADDVPGSKQVDLQEDHIRNPVSDSPASGATELQLHDNRESSSPQNQGPYGSIRLVRESSPSYVPAESQHQQDSHDMPGFAAYDPPTGYDMPYFRPTIDDTLRGQGLPSPQEGLSSHVANSVPASTVSMVQPPVAQMYPQVHVSHFANLMPYRQFLSPVYVPPMAMPGYSSNPPYPHPTNGSSYLLMPGGSSHLNANSLKYGVQQFKPVPAGSPTGFGNFANPTGYAMMPPGVVGGATALEDSSRVKYKDNLYVPNPQAETSEIWIQNPRELPGMQSAPYYNLPGQTPHGAYMPSHTGHASFNAAAAAAAQSSHMQFPGMYHASPQPTAMANPHHLGPAMGNNVGVGVAPAAPGPQVGAYQQPQLGHLNWTTNF, encoded by the exons GAGGTGAAGAGAAGGAGAGACCGAAAGAAGGAG CCTCAAAATGTTGGGAACCCAGTCCCTGTCAACCCACGAAGGAATTCTGAGAATGTTGGTCAAGGAAAGAAATATAATACCCCTTTTGAACATAATAATGTTCGAAGAACAAACTATTCTCGGAATACCTTACCTG GCATCAGCAGAGAGTTTCGAGTTGTCAGAGACAATAGAGTAAATCACATATATAAAGAAGTAAAGCCTCCTTCAGTGCAATGCTCAACATCTACCAATGAGCAGTCAATTGTGAACACTTCTGAAAAagg ATCATCAACTGCTTATAGTAATCAAAGGTCATCTGGTGCAAGAAATATATCGCAGGCTCTAAATGGTCCTCCTAATTCACATGGAAGATACTCAAAAGATGCTATTCCAAATGCCAGTGACAGAAAATTTACACCTGCTAAGGAAGGTGCAACATCAAATGTAGCATCACAAGAGCAACCAACAAAGCCCAATAACAACCAGAATTCTACAACTGTGGCATCAACCAGTTCTGCTATTGGGGTTTATTCCTCTTCAACAGATCCAGTTCATGTCCCCTCCCCTGATTCCAGATCATCAGGTGTTGTAGGGGCGATTAGGCGTGAAGTGGGGGTTGTTGGTGGACGTAGACAGGCTTCAGACAACTCAGTCAAACAATCATCCGTTCCTAGTTCTTTTGCTAATACTCTTACTGGAAAAGATG TTAGCAGGCCATCCATGAGCAATCAATATAACGGCCGACCACATCAACAACTTGTGGGACATCAGAGAG TTACTCAGCATAATAAAGAGTGGAAACCTAAATCAAGCCAGAAGTTGAGTAATAATGGTCCCGGAGTGATTGGAACACCTAAAAAGCTTGCGTCAACTCCAGTGGAAAACTCTAAGGATACGGAATCAGATACTGCAAAGCTGCAAGATAAACTTTCCCAAGTAAATATCAGTGAGAACCAGAATGTGATTATTGCACAGCATATTCGAGTTAGAGACACTGATCGCGCTCTGCTGACCTTTGGTAGCATTGGGACAGAATTTAATTCCTCAAGACATCAACCTAACAATATAGGAGTTGCTGAGAAATCAAATGAGGAATCTACTGCCAG CTTGACAGTGCCTGCTTCAGAGTTGTCCGCTGACGATGTTCCTGGGAGCAAGCAGGTAGACTTGCAGGAAGACCACATCAGAAATCCTGTATCTGACTCTCCAGCATCTGGTGCTACTGAGCTGCAATTGCATGATAACAGAGAATCCTCAAGTCCTCAGAATCAGGGTCCTTATGGCAGTATTAGGTTGGTTCGTGAAAGTAGTCCTTCTTATGTGCCTGCTGAGTCACAGCATCAGCAAGATTCTCATGATATGCCTGGATTTGCA GCCTATGATCCTCCAACTGGTTACGACATGCCTTATTTCAGACCCACAATAGATGATACTCTCCGAGGGCAGGGTCTACCATCACCTCAAGAG GGCTTAAGTTCCCATGTGGCCAACAGTGTTCCCGCTTCCACAGTTTCCATGGTGCAACCTCCTGTGGCACAGATGTATCCACAAGTACATGTTTCACATTTTGCTAATCTTATGCCGTATCGTCAGTTCTTGTCACCAGTCTATGTTCCGCCAATGGCTATGCCTGGATATTCAAGTAATCCTCCCTATCCTCATCCAACAAATGGCAGCAGTTACTTGTTGATGCCTGGAGGTAGTTCCCATCTTAATGCGAACAGCCTTAAATACGGAGTTCAGCAGTTCAAGCCTGTTCCTGCTGGAAGTCCTACTGGGTTTGGAAATTTTGCTAATCCAACCGGGTATGCCATGATGCCTCCTGGTGTGGTTGGGGGTGCAACAGCTTTAGAAGATTCTTCTCGTGTCAAGTACAAAGATAATCTTTATGTTCCAAATCCTCAG GCCGAGACATCAGAAATCTGGATACAGAATCCAAGGGAGCTTCCTGGCATGCAATCGGCTCCATACTATAACTTGCCAGGGCAAACACCTCATGGTGCCTATATGCCATCGCACACCGGCCATGCCTCGTTCAATgctgcagcagcagcagcagctcaATCTTCACACATGCAGTTTCCTGGCATGTATCACGCCTCGCCACAGCCAACTGCAATGGCTAACCCTCATCATTTAGGACCAGCGATGGGAAACAATGTTGGAGTTGGAGTGGCTCCAGCTGCACCTGGACCACAGGTTGGTGCATATCAGCAGCCCCAGTTAGGTCACCTCAATTGGACTACAAATTTCTGA
- the LOC112780119 gene encoding uncharacterized protein isoform X1, producing MVAGSGSGSPRAEGGNGNNTQILSARVRRTIQSIKEIVGNHSDADIYVALKETNMDPNDAAQKLLNQDPFHEVKRRRDRKKEPQNVGNPVPVNPRRNSENVGQGKKYNTPFEHNNVRRTNYSRNTLPGISREFRVVRDNRVNHIYKEVKPPSVQCSTSTNEQSIVNTSEKGSSTAYSNQRSSGARNISQALNGPPNSHGRYSKDAIPNASDRKFTPAKEGATSNVASQEQPTKPNNNQNSTTVASTSSAIGVYSSSTDPVHVPSPDSRSSGVVGAIRREVGVVGGRRQASDNSVKQSSVPSSFANTLTGKDGTSADSFHSVGIISKTEQFSQTNITEPSFTGMTVSRPSMSNQYNGRPHQQLVGHQRVTQHNKEWKPKSSQKLSNNGPGVIGTPKKLASTPVENSKDTESDTAKLQDKLSQVNISENQNVIIAQHIRVRDTDRALLTFGSIGTEFNSSRHQPNNIGVAEKSNEESTASLTVPASELSADDVPGSKQVDLQEDHIRNPVSDSPASGATELQLHDNRESSSPQNQGPYGSIRLVRESSPSYVPAESQHQQDSHDMPGFAAYDPPTGYDMPYFRPTIDDTLRGQGLPSPQEGLSSHVANSVPASTVSMVQPPVAQMYPQVHVSHFANLMPYRQFLSPVYVPPMAMPGYSSNPPYPHPTNGSSYLLMPGGSSHLNANSLKYGVQQFKPVPAGSPTGFGNFANPTGYAMMPPGVVGGATALEDSSRVKYKDNLYVPNPQAETSEIWIQNPRELPGMQSAPYYNLPGQTPHGAYMPSHTGHASFNAAAAAAAQSSHMQFPGMYHASPQPTAMANPHHLGPAMGNNVGVGVAPAAPGPQVGAYQQPQLGHLNWTTNF from the exons GAGGTGAAGAGAAGGAGAGACCGAAAGAAGGAG CCTCAAAATGTTGGGAACCCAGTCCCTGTCAACCCACGAAGGAATTCTGAGAATGTTGGTCAAGGAAAGAAATATAATACCCCTTTTGAACATAATAATGTTCGAAGAACAAACTATTCTCGGAATACCTTACCTG GCATCAGCAGAGAGTTTCGAGTTGTCAGAGACAATAGAGTAAATCACATATATAAAGAAGTAAAGCCTCCTTCAGTGCAATGCTCAACATCTACCAATGAGCAGTCAATTGTGAACACTTCTGAAAAagg ATCATCAACTGCTTATAGTAATCAAAGGTCATCTGGTGCAAGAAATATATCGCAGGCTCTAAATGGTCCTCCTAATTCACATGGAAGATACTCAAAAGATGCTATTCCAAATGCCAGTGACAGAAAATTTACACCTGCTAAGGAAGGTGCAACATCAAATGTAGCATCACAAGAGCAACCAACAAAGCCCAATAACAACCAGAATTCTACAACTGTGGCATCAACCAGTTCTGCTATTGGGGTTTATTCCTCTTCAACAGATCCAGTTCATGTCCCCTCCCCTGATTCCAGATCATCAGGTGTTGTAGGGGCGATTAGGCGTGAAGTGGGGGTTGTTGGTGGACGTAGACAGGCTTCAGACAACTCAGTCAAACAATCATCCGTTCCTAGTTCTTTTGCTAATACTCTTACTGGAAAAGATGGTACATCTGCAGATTCATTTCATTCAGTTGGTATCATCTCAAAGACTGAACAATTTAGTCAAACTAATATAACTGAACCTTCCTTCACTGGCATGACAGTTAGCAGGCCATCCATGAGCAATCAATATAACGGCCGACCACATCAACAACTTGTGGGACATCAGAGAG TTACTCAGCATAATAAAGAGTGGAAACCTAAATCAAGCCAGAAGTTGAGTAATAATGGTCCCGGAGTGATTGGAACACCTAAAAAGCTTGCGTCAACTCCAGTGGAAAACTCTAAGGATACGGAATCAGATACTGCAAAGCTGCAAGATAAACTTTCCCAAGTAAATATCAGTGAGAACCAGAATGTGATTATTGCACAGCATATTCGAGTTAGAGACACTGATCGCGCTCTGCTGACCTTTGGTAGCATTGGGACAGAATTTAATTCCTCAAGACATCAACCTAACAATATAGGAGTTGCTGAGAAATCAAATGAGGAATCTACTGCCAG CTTGACAGTGCCTGCTTCAGAGTTGTCCGCTGACGATGTTCCTGGGAGCAAGCAGGTAGACTTGCAGGAAGACCACATCAGAAATCCTGTATCTGACTCTCCAGCATCTGGTGCTACTGAGCTGCAATTGCATGATAACAGAGAATCCTCAAGTCCTCAGAATCAGGGTCCTTATGGCAGTATTAGGTTGGTTCGTGAAAGTAGTCCTTCTTATGTGCCTGCTGAGTCACAGCATCAGCAAGATTCTCATGATATGCCTGGATTTGCA GCCTATGATCCTCCAACTGGTTACGACATGCCTTATTTCAGACCCACAATAGATGATACTCTCCGAGGGCAGGGTCTACCATCACCTCAAGAG GGCTTAAGTTCCCATGTGGCCAACAGTGTTCCCGCTTCCACAGTTTCCATGGTGCAACCTCCTGTGGCACAGATGTATCCACAAGTACATGTTTCACATTTTGCTAATCTTATGCCGTATCGTCAGTTCTTGTCACCAGTCTATGTTCCGCCAATGGCTATGCCTGGATATTCAAGTAATCCTCCCTATCCTCATCCAACAAATGGCAGCAGTTACTTGTTGATGCCTGGAGGTAGTTCCCATCTTAATGCGAACAGCCTTAAATACGGAGTTCAGCAGTTCAAGCCTGTTCCTGCTGGAAGTCCTACTGGGTTTGGAAATTTTGCTAATCCAACCGGGTATGCCATGATGCCTCCTGGTGTGGTTGGGGGTGCAACAGCTTTAGAAGATTCTTCTCGTGTCAAGTACAAAGATAATCTTTATGTTCCAAATCCTCAG GCCGAGACATCAGAAATCTGGATACAGAATCCAAGGGAGCTTCCTGGCATGCAATCGGCTCCATACTATAACTTGCCAGGGCAAACACCTCATGGTGCCTATATGCCATCGCACACCGGCCATGCCTCGTTCAATgctgcagcagcagcagcagctcaATCTTCACACATGCAGTTTCCTGGCATGTATCACGCCTCGCCACAGCCAACTGCAATGGCTAACCCTCATCATTTAGGACCAGCGATGGGAAACAATGTTGGAGTTGGAGTGGCTCCAGCTGCACCTGGACCACAGGTTGGTGCATATCAGCAGCCCCAGTTAGGTCACCTCAATTGGACTACAAATTTCTGA